From a single Sander vitreus isolate 19-12246 chromosome 4, sanVit1, whole genome shotgun sequence genomic region:
- the tp53rk gene encoding EKC/KEOPS complex subunit TP53RK isoform X2: MAQKKSMALPEFLSKAELVKQGAEARVYRAEFLGKPTIVKERFPKRYRHPVLDEKLTHRRTVQEVRSILRCRRAGISAPVVYFVDYTSHCIFLEEIVGSSTVRDYIASNQRSDSCKELERLADRVGQILAKMHDEDVIHGDLTTSNMLLRCGLEDGEFNLFLIDFGLSYISALPEDKGVDLYVLEKAFLSTHPNTEALFERLLKSYAAASSKSSAVIKKLDEVRLRGRKRSMVG; the protein is encoded by the exons ATGGCCCAGAAGAAGAGCATGGCGCTCCCAGAGTTCCTCAGTAAAGCAGAGTTAGTAAAACAAGGAGCAGAAGCCCGGGTGTACCGGGCAGAGTTTCTAGGAAAGCCGACTATTGTGAAAGAAAGGTTCCCGAAACGCTACAGACACCCAGTGCTGGACGAAAAACTGACCCACCGCAGGACGGTGCAGGAGGTCCGCTCCATACTGCGCTGCCGGAGAGCCG GCATATCTGCCCCTGTAGTCTATTTTGTAGACTACACATCCCACTGTATTTTTTTGGAGGAGATCGTGGGTTCGTCGACTGTACGTGACTACATCGCATCTAATCAGCGGTCTGATTCCTGTAAGGAGCTTGAGCGACTGGCTGACAGAGTGGGCCAGATCCTGGCCAAAATGCACGACGAGGACGTCATCCATGGAGACCTGACCACCTCCAACATGCTGCTGAGATGTGGCCTGGAGGATGGGGAGTTTAACCTCTTCCTCATCGACTTCGGCCTGAGTTACATCTCTGCTCTGCCGGAGGATAAGGGGGTGGACCTATATGTGCTAGAGAAGGCTTTCCTCAGTACCCACCCCAATACTGAGGCACTGTTTGAGAGGCTGCTGAAGAGCTATGCAGCGGCATCAAGCAAGTCGTCAGCAGTCATTAAAAAGCTTGATGAGGTTCGCttgagagggaggaagaggtcAATGGTGGGATGA